Proteins encoded within one genomic window of Brassica rapa cultivar Chiifu-401-42 chromosome A09, CAAS_Brap_v3.01, whole genome shotgun sequence:
- the LOC108869654 gene encoding uncharacterized mitochondrial protein AtMg01250-like → MVECVSTVSYSFLLNNKVVGDVHPQRGIRQGDPLSPYIFIICAEVFSSLCKAAHENGTLPGIRISRYGPKVNHLLSSDDTMIFTKTNPLFCTTLIDILQSYERASWQMINHPSPSLVKRQWISE, encoded by the coding sequence ATGGTAGAGTGTGTCTCCACAGTGTCATACTCTTTTCTACTCAACAACAAGGTGGTTGGAGATGTGCACCCTCAGAGAGGCATTCGTCAAGGCGACCCCTTATCACCCTACATCTTCATCATTTGTGCAGAAGTCTTCTCGAGTCTCTGCAAAGCAGCACATGAGAATGGTACATTACCAGGTATCAGAATCTCGAGATATGGACCAAAAGTAAACCACTTACTTTCTTCTGATGACACCATGATATTCACGAAGACTAATCCACTCTTCTGCACAACCCTAATCGACATTCTCCAAAGCTATGAAAGAGCTTcctggcaaatgatcaatcatccatctccttctctgGTAAAACGCCAGTGGATATCAGAGTGA